The genomic window ATTGGCTGTATGATCTATAGCTAGTGTAACATATAATGAGTCATTAATAGGGATTTCTTTGAGATATCTCTTCATTAACTTGGAACGGTTTGGACGGCAATCTTGTAACGATTCATAAGTAGAAGACCATTGTCTTCTAAATAATGGAGAAAGAGAAAAATCTGCCAATGAGTAAGCAGTTTTAGTGGTTAAAACTGCATCCATTAAATCATAAGTGGAATCTTTGGCGAACCCTAGTAGATTATAGGTATCATTTCTGAATTTTTGAAGTTTTTTTATGTTATTATTCATCTGGGAGAAAAAATTTAATGTTTAACTTTTTTCTATTTTCTCCCTTTTTTCTCAACTCTCTCCATTAATATTTGTCAACATCAATCTGGCTTATTTCGAAGTTAGCGGTGCAGCCGCACTCGCGGAGCGAGACCTCTCATTGGACTAGACTGTACGGTGTGATTGTAGGAGAAGTTAGTCTAAACTCCAGTACCTAACCTGAGTTCGATATAAGGAAATTGATAGATAACGTGTCAAAATAGGAAGTCTCAAACTCTGATTCCCTCGTTAAAAAAATCCTAACTCCGACCTCCGAACTCCTAACACCGAACTCAGGTTACCTAGATAAAAATAAAGGTTACCATTGAGATGAGGCAGGAGTAGGATTAAAGCTTCGTTTACAAAGGTTTATATAGGTTATTGTATTTATGTCCGACTACTTATCTGATGATGAGCGAAACTCTTCTCGTAACTCTGTCAAAATACGGGTAAATTCAGAAGCGGGGAAAGAAGTATTTAAGCTTTCTTGTGTCCCTGTATCATGAACAAGTTTTCTCTCTCCTGTTGCCATGAGTTGATTGTAAGCTTCAGCATTCTGCTCAAATTTCGCTCTCAACGCTTGTTTAATTAATCCATAATGTTCAGGCGATCGCCATTTAATGGCTTGTCCATTCCAATAAACCATAGGGGTTTCCCCTGCTCGTAATTTTCTGTTTATTTTTTCTCGGATTTCTCTAATTACACCCTTTTTAGCTTCTTTTCCGAATAATTTAGCCATTTTTTTCTTTTCTGGATGACCTTCAGGATATTTAATATAGTGAATAAATGCCTCGGCTGAGCGAAATTGTTTTCCTTGAAACTTAAAATGAGTATCGGCAAAATTAGACACCAGAGGAGATTCACCATAGGAAATAATATTAGCTTCTAAATCTTGTTTGTTCAATTGATCGGTCATTGGTCACTATAAAACAATTCTAAAATCTCAATTATGATTCTCTAGTCACTGGAGACATCATCGTTATAATGAAGTCCTCAACAGATGAGGATAACAGCAATTATGACCACTCTCCAAGGAAGAGATATCTTAGGAATTGGCGATCTCAGTGCAGAAGAAATGACCCAAGTGTTAGATTTAGGCGCAGCGTTAAAAAGTGGTCAGCGATCGCCCCGTTGTCAAAAAATCCTGGGATTGTTGTTTGATAAAGCCTCTACCCGTACCCGTGTTTCTTTTAGTGCTGCTATTTATCAACTAGGGGGACAAGTCCTCGATCTCAATCCTAGTGTAACCCAAGTGGGCAGGGGAGAACCCACTAAGGATACAGCCAGGGTGTTAGATCGATATCTAGATATTTTAGCCATCCGTACCTTTGAACAGTCGAAGTTAGAAACCTTTGCAGAGTATGCAACAATTCCTATTATTAATGCTCTCACCGATTTAGAACATCCTTGTCAAATTTTAGCCGATTTTATGACGATTAAAGAATGTTTTGGTGAATTGGCAGGGAGTACAGTCACTTATTTAGGTGATGGTAATAATGTTGCCCATTCCCTCATTTTAGGCGGGGCTTTAATGGGGATGAAAATTAGAGTTGCAACCCCAAAAGATTATCAACCCTTACCAATGATTATTGAACAAGCTAAACAGTTAGCTAAACCCGGTTTTGAAATTATGATAACCGATGATCCTATGGCTGCTGTCAAAGATTCTAATGTACTTTATACCGATGTTTGGGCAAGTATGGGACAAGAAGATTTAGCAGCATCGAGGATTCCTATTTTTCAACCTTATCAAATTAACGATGAACTGTTACAAAAAGCCGATAAAAATGCTATTGTTTTACACTGTTTACCGGCACATCGTGGAGAAGAAATAACTGATAGTGTCATAGAAGGAAACCAATCGAAAGTGTGGGATCAAGCTGAAAATAGAATGCACGCACAAAAAGCTTTAATGGTTAGTTTATTAGGCATTTAGAATAAAGTAATAATACTATTTGTAACTAAATCTTACAAATAAGTAAATAAACAAATAACCCATCAGAAAACTGATACAATAAAAGTAAGCTGTGTGTGCATTTAAACAGGGTATTTAAAGTTTTAGAACAAAGGATTAAATCCTTGCTACCTGATCCCATACAGTCTCAACTAGCAATCTAAATGATTAATAGTTTCTTAAAGTCGATGGTTGAATTTAACAAAAAATAGCCAAGCAATTAGTTGAACAGGTAAGCAAATTATTGTTCAGAAAATTGTATGAAACTAAAAAAGTAAGCTTAAATCATTCAATAGGAGTCAAGGAATGGACTTATCAACAACCTATATGGGAATGGCCTTAAAATCTCCTTTAGTGGTAGGGTCTTGCGCCCCATTAACCGAAGAAATAGATAACATCAAAAAGATGGAAGATTCTGGAGCGGCAGCAGTTGTTTTACACTCATTTTTTGAAGAACAATTACGACAAGAACAACTGGAATTACATCATCATTTAACCCACGGAACCGAAAGCTTTGCCGAAGCCTTAACTTATTTTCCAGAACCAGAAATTTTTCATGTGGGTTCCCAAGAATATTTAGACCATATTCGCACCAGTAAAGAAATAGTGGATATACCGATTATTGCCAGTATTAATGGGTCAACTTTGGGAGGATGGTTAGATTATTCCCAACAAATTGAACAAGCAGGAGCGGATGCTTTAGAACTCAATATTTATTATGTTCCCACGGATTTAGACATTCCTGGGGGAGAAATTGAACAAAACTATTTAGACATTTTAAAAGCCGTAAAATCAGAAATCAATATTCCCATCGCTGTTAAATTAAGTCCTTATTTTAGTAACATGGCCAACATGGCCAAACGCCTAGGAGAAACAGGGGCCGATGGCTTAGTTTTATTCAATCGTTTTTATCAGCCAGATATTGATTTAAACAACTTAGAAGTTTATCCCAATGTCCTGTTAAGTACCCCTCACGCCATGCGTCTTCCCATGCGTTGGCTGGCCATTTTATACGGAAAAATTGAAGCAGACTTAGCTGCAACCAGCGGCATTCATCATCCTACGGATGTTATTAAAATGGTCATGGCCGGGGCAAAAGTGACTCAAGTGGTGAGTGCTTTATTGCGTCATGGTATCCATTATTTAACCACCCTAGAAGAAGGAATGCGAAACTGGATGGAAGAAAACGAATACGAGTCTATCCAACAAATGCAAGGCAGTCTATCTCAACTCCATTGTCCTGATCCTACAGCCTTCGAGCGATCGCAGTACATGAAAGCCTTACAAACCTACGCACCCATCTGGCGATCGGTGCAAACCCCTCCTCTAAGTCCCCTCACCCAAGAAAACTAACGAGGTGGAAAAATGAGTAAAAAACGAATTGGGATCTTAACCAGTGGGGGAGACTGCCCAGGGCTAAATGCTGTGATTCGTGCAGTGGTCAAAGCAGCCGAACTCAATAACTGGGTGGTGTATGGACTTCCCTACGGAACCGATGGATTTCAGGACATTGCCAATGAGAAATGTTGTCCAGAGGATCTGCTATTGACGGGGAGATGTTATCAACTTCCAGGGAGAATTCGGGGATTAGACGTTTTACAATTTTTTAGTGGGAGTGTGTTGGGGTCTATCAGTAAAGGACATCCTGAAGATCCAGAGGTCAAAGCAGCGATCCTCAAAGGCTACAAAATCTTAAATATAGATGCTTTGATTGTGATCGGGGGAGATGGGAGCTTAGATATCATTTATGATCTAGCCAAAGAGGAGAAGTGGAACATCATTGTTATTCCCAAAACCATTGATAACGATGTTCCCTTTACAGAGTTTTCCGTGGGGTTTTCCACCGCCGTCGAAATTGTTACCCAAGCGTTATATGATCTCACTTTTACGGCAGCCAGTCATAACCGTATTATGATTGTGCAAGTTATGGGTCGAGATGCCGGCCATTTGGCTTTGCGTGGAGGAATAGCAGGAGGTGCTGATATTATCCTGATTCCGGAACTCACCCCTTACTTAAGCTTAGATGTGTTAGATGGTTGCTGTCATCAATTATTAAAGTTGCAAAAATCTGGTCGTCATTTTGGTCTATTGGTGATTGCAGAAGGAGTGAAAAACCAGAAACAGCAGAAAGAGCCTTATATTGCCGATTATCTCCTGAGACAGATTCAGGAATATAGTCAGATTCTCTGTCATGAGAAACATGAAGATTTTTGTCTTTTGAAAGATGTGGATATGCGGGTGACAGTTTTGGGACATCTGCAAAGGAGTCATCCCCCAGTGGCTTGGGATCGTCTGTTAGCCACGGCTTTTGGCATCAAAGCGATTGAACTCATCGAAGCAGACAACTACGATCGCTTGGTGGTCTGGCAAAAAGGCCAGGTGAGCAGTGAACCCTTATCGGCCGTTATTAATACCATTAAAGAGCGTCATCAACAAAAAGTCTGTACCTCTCCCGTCGAAAAACATGATTGTATGGTCAAAACAGCACGATCACTGGGTATTTATTTAGGTCATGGTTAAACTTCTCAATGTATTGACAGCATTTTGCCAGTTAAGAGTCTCGTTTCCGTCGAATTACCCAACCTATAAAAACCACCACTAACACAACCGCAACAACGCCACTAAAAGGACCAATAAAATCTTTCACCCGATCATAGTTAGCTCCTAGAATGTACCCGGCGAAAGTCAATAAACTTACCCAGATAGCAGTGCCTAGGGTTGAATAGAAAAGAAACGGCAATAACGGCATATTACTCAACCCTGCAGGCACAGAAATATAGGTGCGTACCCCTGGAACCAAACGACTGACACAAGCAGCCATTTCTCCTCGACGCTCAAACCAATCTTTAGCTCTGTCAATCTCTTCACTAGAAATAGTTAACCACCGACCGTAACGATCGGCTAAACTTTTAATACGCTTCAAACTCAAGGATTTTCCTAAATAATACCAAGGTAACGCTCCTACCACTGAACCGATAACCCCGGCGATAACCACATAGACAAAATTCAGTTCTCCTTGAGTTACCACAAACCCCGCTAACGGCATAATCACCTCAGAAGGAATGGGAGGAAACAGATTTTCTAGTAACATTAATAAAGCGATGCCGATATATCCTAACCCATCGACGATATTAACAATCCAATCAAGCATAAAATGAAATCCTTTTAAATAGCATACGTTAAGATAAGGTGAGTAGAAGAGGCACAAGAAGATAAATTTAGATTAGGAATTTTAATGTTTAGTCATTAAGGGGATTTCAGATAATATTTTAAAAATTAACTATTTACGCACCAATTTGACAATTTGTCCCACAATCACAGGCATAAAACTCCCTGCGATCGCCATTGCCCAACCCTTCACACCAGGGTCAACGGTTTGTAAGGCTCCTGAGAGTCCGGGTAAATAAACAGCAGATAACAGCAGTCCTGTGCAAATCAACAACGCACCCCAAATATAAGGATTTTGGCTAATTTCATTACGAATTAATCCCCCATCGGCATCACGCATATTAAAGACGTGCCATAACCGACCAAACGCTAAAGCCAAGAAAGAAATAGTCACTGCTGTTCGTTCGTCAAACTCCAATCCATAAAAGGCGTAGAAAAATATCCCTAACACCGAAACCGAAATTAATAAACCGTAAAGAACAATAGCCAACCAATGGCCTTTAGTCAAAATAGGCTCTTTAGAATCACGGGGGGGATGTTCCATTAAATTCGGATTTCCTTCACCCACCCCTAACGCTAGAGCCGGAAAGACATCATTCACGGCATTTAAAAAGAGAATTTGTAACGGTAATAAGGGTAAGGGTGCATCCGTCAAAGAAGCAAACGCTACCGCCATAATTTCCCCCACATTACCGGAGAGTAAATAAATGGTAAATTTACGAATATTATTGAAGATTGCCCTTCCCTGCTCCACGGCTGCCACAATGGTAGAAAAAGCATCATCTTGCAAGATCATATCTGCTGCTTCTTTGGCTACTTGGGTTCCTCGCTGTCCCATAGCGATGCCAATATCCGCTTTTTTCAAGGCCGGGGCATCATTCACCCCGTCCCCTGTCATCCCCACAACGGCCCCGGCCTGTTGATGGAGGGTAATTAAATTAAGTTTTTGTTCCGGACTGACCCGTGCAAAAATTGGCACTTGTCGCAGGGCTTCTTGTTGGTCTGAGGGGATATCATCAGGATTTTTGAGGACTTTTCCGAGTTGAGCTTCCCGTTCTTTTTCGGTGGTTAAGCCCACCGCTAAGCCAATATTACGGGCGGTCACTGGTTGATCGCCGGTGACCATTATGGGACGAATACCAGCCTCATGACAAGCTTTAAGGGCTTTTTTCACCGCTTCTCTGGGGGGATCAAGTAATCCTACCACTCCTAACAGGGTTAAATCTTGGTAAGGTTCACTATCTGGGTTATCAACGGTTTTTTGAGCGATCGCTAAAATTCTTAGTCCATCCTGGGCTAAAGAATGACATTTCTCTTCCCACGTTTGATAGGTTGGGTTGTCCATCTCCTGGGTTTGGTCAGAGGTGGCGTAATGGGAACACACCGGTAACACCGATTCTGGGGCCCCTTTAACCGCTACCCAATATCGACCTTCTACCTCGTGATAAGTCGCCATCATTTTGGTTTGAGTATCAAAGGCCTCTTCTCTGACTTCTGGCTTTTGTTCTCGCTGTTTATTACGGTTTAAGTCGGCTTTAGCTGCCAAAGCAACCAGGGCGATCTCGGTGGGATCTCCCACGTCTTGATTTTCTTTCCCTCCTTCTTCTGCGGCTAAAGTGGCATTATTACACAACACACAAACATTTAAGAGATTCCTCAGAATTGGATGATCTAAGGGATCAATGGTTTGGTCATTACGGCGAAATTGACCTTGAGTTTGTTCTTCCCCGGTTATTTCAATGGAATCAGACCATAACCTAACTTCCCTAGCTGTCATGCGGTTTTCCGTTAAGGTTCCCGTTTTATCCGTGCAAATAATACTGGTTGCCCCTAACGTTTCTACAGCAGAGAGACGGTTAATAATAGCGTTGCGTTTGGCCATGCGCCACATTCCTCGGGCCAAAGCCACCGTTGCCACAATGGGTAAGCCTTCAGGGACAGCGGCCACCGATAAAGCGATCGCTGTTTCTACCATCGTATACAAATCACGACCACTAACAATCCCCACACCGGCAATAACAACGGCAATTAACAGGGTAATCCAAATTAACCGTTTGCCGAGACTATCTAACCGCTTTTCTAGGGGGGTAACTTCTTCTTCTGCTTGGGCGGTTAAGGAGGAAATATGACCCAGTTCCGTATCCATTCCGGTACTCACGACGACCCCTTCACCACTGCCGCGAGTAATGGCAGTTCCTTTGAATACCATGTTACGGCGATCGGCGATTTCTAGCTCTTTTTTGAGGGGTTCGATGGTTTTACTGACGGGAACAGATTCTCCTGTGAGGGCTGATTCATCTGCTTGCAGTTTGGAAGCTTCTAGCAAGCGCAGATCCGCTGCCACTAAGTCCCCACCCTCTAAAATGACAATATCTCCAGGAACTAATCCCTCGGCATCGATTTCTTGTACTTGATGATTACGTCGCACCTTAGCTTTCGTTTTACTCAGTTGTTGCAGGGATTCCATCGAACGGACTGCTTTCGTTTCCGTCACAAAGCCAATCACTGTATTGAGTAGAATCGCTATGATAATAGCAATCCCTTCGATCCATTCTTGAAAGGCAAAGGAGAGAACCGCAGCTACGGCTAATAAGGCGATAATGGGGCTTTTGAATTGAGCAATGAGAATTTGCCAAACACTGCGACGTTGAAATTCTTCAAGACGATTTTTCCCATATTTTTCTCGTCGTTTTTTAACCGTTGATGGATCTAACCCTTGTTTGAGATCGACGGATAAGCGTTGAAGAACATCGTCTGTTTGTAGGGAACTGGCCTCTTCTAGGTCTACTTTTGGTGCGACTTGACTCATATTTTCAATTGATGTTTTAAGGGCTGTTTAAATTTTGTCGCGTATTTATATTTATTTAATCCTTCTTTAGTATTATTATCGGAAACCCTATTGAGGAAATAGTTAAAAATTAGAGGTTGCACCTTGTTTATAATTCTCTGATCGACATAAAGAACAAGAAACAGAATTTTATGTTTACGTTAATTCTTTGAAAATTGATTTTCTCGATTTTATTTATAAACTTGTTTGGTTTGATAACAGTTTTCATTTGCATAGATTAAACATTAAAATACCAATACTCCCCCCACTGCCCAGACTTACCCTTACTAAAATTCTGATACACTCAATTGAAGACGACTGTGAGTATAAAATGTCATATGAAATCCGCTTAATTACTCATCATTACAATCATGGCTGCAAACCCCTCCTCCCGCAATACGACTCGGTTAAGCGCAAAACCTTAGTTGAGACTGCAAACCTGAGTTCGGTGTTAGGAGTTCGGAGGACGCTACACGCATCTTCGGTGGCGGAGTTGAGTCTTTTTTTACAAGATATAGGGGTTTGAAACTACTGCTTCCTCTGCTCCCTTTGCTCCCCCTCCTTACCCCACTATAAAGTATAGTATTCAAAGAGATTTCATGTCAGTAGAGGTTTAGCATTTCTCAAACCCTACTCCCGCAACATGATAATTTTTCCTATTCTTCGTAAGATTTTACGATCAACAGATCGCTACAATCCTTGTTTATTCACTATTTCCTTTAGTTTAATCTGACCAAATCACGATTGGTTGACGATTCTATTGAAGAAAGGGTTAAAAAAAGTTTATTAATGGTGTATACTGAATATTTGTGACCCCATAAGGAGAGGTGGCCGAGTGGTTGAAGGCGCAGCACTGGAAATGCTGTTTAGGGGTAACTCTAACGAGGGTTCGAATCCCTCCCTCTCCGTTACCCTCAGAGAAGATTTAAGACTAACGGATAAATTTGTATAACGATTTGAAATCTAAGAAATTAGATTACCTGTTGGGGAGTCTACTCAACAGATACAGGTTAAACTATTGTCAATAAAGAGAATTGGTATCACCTTGTTTGAAAGAGTAATTAAGCGATCGCAATCTTTGAGAAACCAGACTAAGATTATCATAGTTTAGTTGTACTCAGTGAGACAGCGATCGCTGATCAAGTTCAGACAGTGTTTATTCTTCGTCGTCTTCCTCTTCATCTTGAGGATAGACAAAACTGTTGGAACGGCCTGATAAAACAGATTTACCTAAAGATAAGGCTTTTTGTGCTTCTAAAGCTGCGGTACGTTTCCAGTGAGCTTTACGTTGATCTCGTTTTGCGTTGGATGTTTTCTTCTTAGGGACTGCCATAGGACTTAAACATAAAATAATTACACAACCTTTCTATTATACGTTATTCTCTAGTTTAATTGCTACCGATAGGCTCTTATTCTGCGAGAGAAGCTAATTCATCAAAAGTAATAAAGCCATCATGATTTAGATCACATTTATTAAAGGTTGATTCAACGGCTGCGGTAATATCTAGGTCTGTATTTTTACCCCAAATGGTTTCTAATAATTGTTTTAATTCCTGTCGATCAATTTTACCATTCTTATCTTGATCAATTTCTACAAAAAACTTTTTTAATTCTTCGGTTTCATGTTTATTTAAGGGAATGTTCATGATTAATAACACCTCTATTAATGACTAATTTCTATTGTCCAAGGTTCTCCAGATTGAGGAATACCAAATCCTGGTAAGTTTAATGATACTCCAATTTGATTAATATGATAACTCACCATTCCTTTTGTTCCAATTTCCAAACTTAATTTTTCAAATATTTTATCTTCCCAAGGTTGTTTTTCTCCTTCTATGATTTCCCACTGTCTTTCTGTTATAAATCCTGATTGTAAAAGACGGATAACTTGTTTACCTTGAAAATAACAAAAACTAACTGAATCTGATATCGTATAAGCTGCTAATCCTAATATTTTTTGATTCGGAAAAATTTGAGCGATTTTTTTACCGTAGGAAATAACCTTTTCTGGTTCATTTACATAAAGTTGTATCCAAGGGGTTTCTTGACGATAACGAACGGAAAATTGATAACCTTCTTTGACTAAAATAGAGGCAATATTGTTAATTTCCTCTATATCAAATTTATCTCGACTATAAGATAAGTAAATTGCTCCAAATTTAGCCATTTTTTCAAAT from Crocosphaera subtropica ATCC 51142 includes these protein-coding regions:
- a CDS encoding DedA family protein translates to MLDWIVNIVDGLGYIGIALLMLLENLFPPIPSEVIMPLAGFVVTQGELNFVYVVIAGVIGSVVGALPWYYLGKSLSLKRIKSLADRYGRWLTISSEEIDRAKDWFERRGEMAACVSRLVPGVRTYISVPAGLSNMPLLPFLFYSTLGTAIWVSLLTFAGYILGANYDRVKDFIGPFSGVVAVVLVVVFIGWVIRRKRDS
- a CDS encoding NADAR family protein translates to MTDQLNKQDLEANIISYGESPLVSNFADTHFKFQGKQFRSAEAFIHYIKYPEGHPEKKKMAKLFGKEAKKGVIREIREKINRKLRAGETPMVYWNGQAIKWRSPEHYGLIKQALRAKFEQNAEAYNQLMATGERKLVHDTGTQESLNTSFPASEFTRILTELREEFRSSSDK
- a CDS encoding ATP-dependent 6-phosphofructokinase; the protein is MSKKRIGILTSGGDCPGLNAVIRAVVKAAELNNWVVYGLPYGTDGFQDIANEKCCPEDLLLTGRCYQLPGRIRGLDVLQFFSGSVLGSISKGHPEDPEVKAAILKGYKILNIDALIVIGGDGSLDIIYDLAKEEKWNIIVIPKTIDNDVPFTEFSVGFSTAVEIVTQALYDLTFTAASHNRIMIVQVMGRDAGHLALRGGIAGGADIILIPELTPYLSLDVLDGCCHQLLKLQKSGRHFGLLVIAEGVKNQKQQKEPYIADYLLRQIQEYSQILCHEKHEDFCLLKDVDMRVTVLGHLQRSHPPVAWDRLLATAFGIKAIELIEADNYDRLVVWQKGQVSSEPLSAVINTIKERHQQKVCTSPVEKHDCMVKTARSLGIYLGHG
- a CDS encoding cation-translocating P-type ATPase, with amino-acid sequence MSQVAPKVDLEEASSLQTDDVLQRLSVDLKQGLDPSTVKKRREKYGKNRLEEFQRRSVWQILIAQFKSPIIALLAVAAVLSFAFQEWIEGIAIIIAILLNTVIGFVTETKAVRSMESLQQLSKTKAKVRRNHQVQEIDAEGLVPGDIVILEGGDLVAADLRLLEASKLQADESALTGESVPVSKTIEPLKKELEIADRRNMVFKGTAITRGSGEGVVVSTGMDTELGHISSLTAQAEEEVTPLEKRLDSLGKRLIWITLLIAVVIAGVGIVSGRDLYTMVETAIALSVAAVPEGLPIVATVALARGMWRMAKRNAIINRLSAVETLGATSIICTDKTGTLTENRMTAREVRLWSDSIEITGEEQTQGQFRRNDQTIDPLDHPILRNLLNVCVLCNNATLAAEEGGKENQDVGDPTEIALVALAAKADLNRNKQREQKPEVREEAFDTQTKMMATYHEVEGRYWVAVKGAPESVLPVCSHYATSDQTQEMDNPTYQTWEEKCHSLAQDGLRILAIAQKTVDNPDSEPYQDLTLLGVVGLLDPPREAVKKALKACHEAGIRPIMVTGDQPVTARNIGLAVGLTTEKEREAQLGKVLKNPDDIPSDQQEALRQVPIFARVSPEQKLNLITLHQQAGAVVGMTGDGVNDAPALKKADIGIAMGQRGTQVAKEAADMILQDDAFSTIVAAVEQGRAIFNNIRKFTIYLLSGNVGEIMAVAFASLTDAPLPLLPLQILFLNAVNDVFPALALGVGEGNPNLMEHPPRDSKEPILTKGHWLAIVLYGLLISVSVLGIFFYAFYGLEFDERTAVTISFLALAFGRLWHVFNMRDADGGLIRNEISQNPYIWGALLICTGLLLSAVYLPGLSGALQTVDPGVKGWAMAIAGSFMPVIVGQIVKLVRK
- a CDS encoding EF-hand domain-containing protein → MNIPLNKHETEELKKFFVEIDQDKNGKIDRQELKQLLETIWGKNTDLDITAAVESTFNKCDLNHDGFITFDELASLAE
- the argF gene encoding ornithine carbamoyltransferase; translation: MMTTLQGRDILGIGDLSAEEMTQVLDLGAALKSGQRSPRCQKILGLLFDKASTRTRVSFSAAIYQLGGQVLDLNPSVTQVGRGEPTKDTARVLDRYLDILAIRTFEQSKLETFAEYATIPIINALTDLEHPCQILADFMTIKECFGELAGSTVTYLGDGNNVAHSLILGGALMGMKIRVATPKDYQPLPMIIEQAKQLAKPGFEIMITDDPMAAVKDSNVLYTDVWASMGQEDLAASRIPIFQPYQINDELLQKADKNAIVLHCLPAHRGEEITDSVIEGNQSKVWDQAENRMHAQKALMVSLLGI
- a CDS encoding dihydroorotate dehydrogenase-like protein codes for the protein MDLSTTYMGMALKSPLVVGSCAPLTEEIDNIKKMEDSGAAAVVLHSFFEEQLRQEQLELHHHLTHGTESFAEALTYFPEPEIFHVGSQEYLDHIRTSKEIVDIPIIASINGSTLGGWLDYSQQIEQAGADALELNIYYVPTDLDIPGGEIEQNYLDILKAVKSEINIPIAVKLSPYFSNMANMAKRLGETGADGLVLFNRFYQPDIDLNNLEVYPNVLLSTPHAMRLPMRWLAILYGKIEADLAATSGIHHPTDVIKMVMAGAKVTQVVSALLRHGIHYLTTLEEGMRNWMEENEYESIQQMQGSLSQLHCPDPTAFERSQYMKALQTYAPIWRSVQTPPLSPLTQEN
- the rpmF gene encoding 50S ribosomal protein L32, with amino-acid sequence MAVPKKKTSNAKRDQRKAHWKRTAALEAQKALSLGKSVLSGRSNSFVYPQDEEEDDEE